A section of the Lagopus muta isolate bLagMut1 chromosome 17, bLagMut1 primary, whole genome shotgun sequence genome encodes:
- the LOC125701827 gene encoding uncharacterized protein LOC125701827 — translation MILCFCHSARRRGRLETLSQALCLVEQHRQNIHEQGALRIPLGARQGFSVPGGSYVPRLREAAARNLSRTVAPCRQHSWLRAGGRGGTSPLPSTPRCGGRGCIKRRHQCPVEQGLRTASGTGERGWEEASGHYPKSAVSRSRLQTLLHGIAEGSSPRASFRYTSRNLSGQSMLRNRFQVGLRKNYTLLANEQSPQQQPRRQGSTWDPHRTAGRSRPSGSQTDTGSQHRTRQGAAKASRGGAAGWHSFLLRAQTRRGAQPRSTAAGREPAGSSAH, via the exons ATGATATTGTGCTTCTGCCACAGTGCCAGGAGACGGGGAAGGCTGGAAACCCTCTCTCAAGCCCTCTGTTTAGTagagcagcacagacagaacaTCCACGAGCAAGGAGCCCTCCGGATACCTTTAGGTGCAAGACAAGGTTTCAGTGTGCCTGGGGGTTCCTATGTGCCCCGTCTCAGGGAGGCTGCTGCCAGAAATCTGTCGCGGACAGTGGCACCGTGCCGGCAGCACTCGTGGTTGCGCGCGGGAGGCAGAGGTGGCACCTCCCCACTCCCCTCCACGCCCCGCTGCGGAGGGCGAGGATGCATAAAACGACGTCATCAGTGCCCGGTGGAACAGGGTCTAAGGACAGCTTCGGGTACGGGCGAGCGGGGCTGGGAGGAAGCGTCCGGCCATTACCCGAAGAGCgctgtcagcaggagcaggctgcAAACTCTGCTTCACGGGATCGCTGAAGGCTCCTCACCAAGAGCATCTTTTCGCTACACATCAAGGAACCTCAGCGGGCAGTCGATGCTGAGGAACCGCTTCCAGGTAGGCTTACGGAAGAACTATACCCTCTTGGCAAACGAGCAAAGCCCGCAACAACAGCCGCGCCGGCAGGGAAGCACGTGGGACCCCCACAGGACGGCAGGGAGATCACGTCCCAGCGGCTCGCAGACCGATACCGGCTCG CAGCACCGGACACGGCAGGGAGCAGCTAAAGCGAGCCGTGGCGGGGCAGCCGGCTGGCACTCGTTCCTCCTCCGAGCCCAAACCCGCCGAGGAGCCCAGCCACGATCCACCGCAGCCGGCCGGGAGCCGGCGGGCAGCAGCGCTCACTAG